The Lolium rigidum isolate FL_2022 chromosome 1, APGP_CSIRO_Lrig_0.1, whole genome shotgun sequence region GCATGCCATGGCCTCTGCCTAGCTGGTCCCGACCTCGTCCGCCTCCAAAACCCCCTCTGTTCCCATTCGAAGAGCTAGCGGCCGGACCAAGTGTCAAAATCCACTTTGATGAAATCCCCCCACTTCAAAGAACTCTCTTCATGCTCCCCAGTACCACACTCAGTATGAATGTGCCCAAACAGGCCACAAAACCCACAAAACTTAGGGATCTTCTCATATTTCACAGCATAAAATTCTCGTTGGCCCTCGCGTGGTATAGTCACAACCCTTGCAAGTGGTTTCCGCACATCCAGGCGAACTCTGACTCTAACAAAATTCCCAATACCTTGAACCTTCAGCTCAACAGAAACAAACTTCCCCACCTTCTTCTCTACCAGATTTTTAACCAACGCTTTATTCCCTGTATCCGATCGGCAGTTTATGAATCTGTATCAATACCGTAATGAAGTTAAGATCAATAGAATCAACGACCGCCAACCCATCATAAGCTTCAATCGAAACAGCCGTTTTGTCCGAACAGCCAAGCCCCCCTTGCTCGACCTTGATCCAATCGCCAAGACAGGAACATTGTATGGAAAAAGCTTGTCCTCCAGGGTGTAAAGATGATCTCCTTCGCCGGGCTCCAAGCAACACGCATGTGCTGCTCAAAAGTCCGCGGGCTAAAAGGGTTTGCGGTATGAACCCTAGCTAGAGCTGTCCACTTCATACCTTCTTTCGGAACGTCGGTTTCATCCTCGAAGACTAGATCATCGATCTCCTCCTCGTCAATGCCCAGACGCATCAGCATGTCATCCAGATCTCCTTGCTTCCGTGGAGCCCGATCCCGATCCCATCGCCGGAGTCGTCGTGCCGGTTTGAGGGGACACCATTGTCCAACTCCGTAGAGGAACAGGAATCCCTTGGTCCGATCACAGCGGAGAAGGGGAACTCCCGCCGACGAAGAGCCGACGCGGAGGAAAAAGAGAACCCTAGTCGCCTCGCGATCGCCCGATCGCCAGACGTCTAGGTCAGAAAAAACGATGAACAATTTTTTTTCGCTAGCCACTAGTTCAACTTGATGGGAGGGAGATAGGAAAAGGAGGAGATTTGTTTTTGAATGTTTGGCTGACAAGTGGGTATCGGTGCACATAAACAAATTGGCCCTGACAAGTGGGTCCAAGTGGTCAGAAATAGCATTAATTCAATAATTCGTGTTTAGCTATAATCAAGGACCGATTTGCGTGCTTCGGTTAAAAAAACATATCCCATGATACATGTTCGTTATTGTGGCTACTTTAAAACATAAATCATTTTTGCCATAAGATAACAATCGGGTACCAATAATAACGTGGACTTTCCAAACTTCTCTCAATCGACCAACGGGCCGAGAATAGGCCGCATCAATCAGTAGGTAATTGCGGATCAATCAGCACGAAGCAATTACTACTAACCAAATCGTGCCATTAGCCAGGTCAGAGCTGCATTGGCTGCCCCACAAATCAGAGAGATAAAAATTCGAACGAGGTGAGATAACGGCCCGCGCGCTCTTCATGCATGCACGACTCCACGCGCTCGAAAATTTCGGGCCACTTTCCTTCCCCACGCGATCGATCCCACTACATAAACCTCCCCCGATTTCCTCCGTCACATTCAACTTCCTCACTCGAATCTGCCGTACgcagccatggcgccgccgagctCCTTGGCCTCCGAGCCCACGCGCGCCTCCTCTCGTAAGAGGATTCCCTCCGCCAAGGCCTTGCcccagccggagccggagcccgaGCACCAGAGCAGCGGCAAGCGCCCGCTCAAGATGGCATCGTCCGCCAATGCCAAGGCGTCGTccgcgaagaagaagacgaccaaGGCCAAGGCGACCAGGAAGAAGTTGCGGACATGCGCGAAGGAGGGTGACCCGGACGGCGACGACATTTGCGCCGACGAGCCCGACGAGGAGGAGCTCGCCCTGGCGGAGGAGAATGAgctggaggagcaggaggaggagcaggcggcggTGGGGCCGCCGACCAGGACGCGGAGGCGGCCGGTGATCAGGAGGCGGGTGGCGAAGCCGAGACGGGTGCAAGGCAGCGGGAACCACGACCATGGGTTCGTCGGCGAGCCCATCCCCCAGGACGAGGCCTTCAAGGCGTGGCCAACGCGCTACCAGCACAGCAGGTAACGCGCACGCATGCATTAGATTGCTCCATTCCCCATCTCTTTCTATGATGTACTCCTACTCATTCTTGCTAATGGATTATCTTCTAATATTACTAGCTGAATTCTGAAATTGGTCGTCTAATCCGCTGACTTGATTTTTGTTGGATTTGAGGTGACAACAAAATGCATGTTCGATATTCTGATCTGAGTTGAATCGTGTCTCGCGCATTGCATTGCCTTGCAGGGCGAAAGTGAAGGCCTGGCACACTACCGCTGCGCGAAGGTTGAGGATACCATCTACTCCCTCAATGACGATGTCTATGTAAAGGTCCGTCGTTTTAACTTTTCAAAACCCGTGATTGATTGTTGATTAACGTTTGTATCAATCGATTGTTatgcatatttttttttttttttttgaaacgaggcaaaaaagCTTTTGCCTTATATTAATATAGGAGGAGCAAACATAGGTCTGGCTGATgccaacaacaaaaacaaaagaaagggGAAGGAGAAAACCCCAAAACTAGAGAAAAGGGAAAAGGGGTCAGCTCACGAGCTCCGCAAGGTTTTTAGCGCCGGCAAGAATCCAATCTCTTCCTTCTTCCCTGATCTTGTGCATGATGACCGAAGGCAAAGAGGATTTATTATTGAAAACTCGCTCATTTCTTTCCTTCCAAATCTCCCACGCGATAAGCAAGATGGCAGTCCGTAACCCTTTGGGAGAAGAGGAAGGAGTCTTGGCGATGGCGTGCCAGTAATCCAACACTTTCTGCCTTCCCGACCCAAGGCAGCGGAGAAGATCCGGGCAAGAAAGCCATGAAGCCGCAGCAGCCCATATCCTTCTGGAGAAACGACATTCGAAAAGGATATGTCGCGCCGTCTCGGGGGTGCATCTACAAAGCTGACAAGAAGGCTGGTGTGGCCACCCCCGTTTGGCGAGACGGTCCGCGGTCCAAAGGCGGTTCTGAACGGCGAGCCAGGCGAAGAAGCGACATTTCGGTGGAGCCCAAATTTTCCACACGAGATTACCGAAAGAGCATGGCAAAGCGGTTAGGAACTGGGCCTTGTAGGCGGAACTGGTTGAGTAGCAGCCACTTGGCGACATGGTCCAGATGATGGAGTCCGAAATGCCAGGGGATAGCTGGATTGTTATGCATATATGCCTCGCTGTGAATCTGTTTAGGAAATGCGCGTACACTGCACAGCTGATTTATTAGTTTCCTTCGAGAGCGGCGTTTCTCGTCCCAAGTGCATATGCTCCTGATTTTTAAAATGGCTTTTAAACATTGTTTGAAGTGTTGAAAAAATCTGACACAAAATGTCGCATGTACATCTTTATGTTCTTTGTGCTCGCAAagttgtttcacaaaaaaatcgattttttacgtcatgtgtaaaaaagataaattttagtGCTAAAAAAACCTCTTCACAGAAACATTTTCTTATCTTTTTTGTACTATAACAAATGTCGATTTTTTGCGAAACTTGGCGTGCACGTATGGAATGTCGTAATGTACGATCAAAAAAATTattcagaattttttgatattATAAAATCTATTTTTTATAGCAGGAACATATGCACCCTAGATCAAATTTGGATTTGCGATTTCTGTCCACAAGCTTTGTAACGATAATGAGTTGTCAATATGGGCAACCTTTCATATCTTGTTGTGATGTGATTGTGAAGTGAATAAATGATCATAAATTCAATTCAGCTCCTGGGtgtatatgctccctctacccaaaaaaatcatatttttaagtgtcgaattttttaaaaaaattgtttacatgtacatctctataatatatgtgtgttcgtcatGTTTCAGGAAAACCCAATAATTTATGTGGTCTATGTAaacaagagaaaatttatcttgtgaaacgcattatttttagcaatgatttttgtctttttttttcacACGTCATGTGACAAGTCGTTTTTTCATCAAACGACTCTGAGCATGTACCACATGAAAATGTAGatgtgattttttttcaaattttttgagattTCAAAATGTGTATAAGATGCATTTGAAAATAGAGggggcatatgctcccatgttccaaaaacaCCATTCCCATGAATGATCTGCATGTTTATTAACTGATTTCCTTTAGTAGTAATCAATTCTGCATAACTTCATGTGTGGTAAAAGTTTGGACTAAATTTTATAGCAGTACAATCTAATCGAACTGAATGCTCACGGCTTCATTTTCTTTCACCTAGTGTGAGCAAAAATGCTGAATCAAAGTGCAATTTAGGCATTGGCGTGACATCTAGATGGTTGCTCTTCTGATATATTCGATCTGTGTTTGTTGTCTGGACATCTTACATTTCTAACCCCCTTTGCCGTGTATAGGCTGCAGAGGGAAAGACTGATTTTCTCGGCAGGATAGCCGAGTTTTTCGAGGGCACAGACAGCCGTCGGTATTTCACCTGTCGCTGGTTCTACCGCCCAGAGGAAACGGTGTGTACCGTCAGTTGTATTTTTTTGTATGTCCCAACTCCCAATTGCACTGTGCTGATTGTTGTATTTGCAGGTTATTTCAACAATGATACTAGAAAAAGGTACTGATCACAAGCATGACCCAATACGTGTATTCCTTTCTGAGGACAAGGATGATATTAGTCTTGATTGTATATTATCAAAGATTAAAATAGTCTACGTTGATCCAAACGTAAGTACTTTTGCCTACAACTGTCCATTAATAAACCTGTACATATGTTGTTTCTCACTCTTTTTCCTGTGCTTATGCTTTAGTTAAATTCAATATCCAAGGCTGAGAAGCTTGCAGAGTGTCAGTTTTACTATGACATGTCTTATAGCGAGGCTTTTTCAACTTTTGCCAACATACCATCAGGTAACCAAAGTTTAATGCTACAACTTGTCTTTTTACCATGCTAATATGAATAAATGTTTTGGCACCAAGTGGCACAGTATTTCCTAACTGAAAATAATGTCGTGAAATATTTCTATACAGTGTTTATGATGTCAAAGGTAGTAAATATGTACAATTTTTCTAACCGTggttcttattgccttatttctCTCATTAGAGAATGGGCCTATAATCAGCGATACTGCATCCAAGTTCTCGGGTGATACTGTCGATTTGGGTGAGACATCAGCTAAGAAAGCAACCCTTCTAGACCTTTACTCTGGTTGCGGCGGGTTGTCAACaggcctttgtttaggtgcagctctAGCCGGGGTCAAACTTGAGACGGTACTTTTCTACATCATCGTTTGGCTGTGATTATGTATTTGTGATCATGATGCTAATCCTACATCTTTCTTCTGTTTTATAGAGGTGGGCGGTTGATTTTAATGAGTTTGCCTGCAAAAGTCTGAAGTATAATCACCCTGACACACAGGTGTAAATAAAATTGTAAACTACAATCTTGGTTCCCTTTTGTTGCATATGAATTATATGTTATGTGTCATTTGTTTGAATGTAGGTTCGAAATGAAAAGGCCGAGGATTACCTTGTACTTCTCAAGGAATGGGCTGTCTTATGTGACAAGTATGTCCATAATGTTGTTCATTCTGATTCAGTCGACCCTttagaggatgaagaggaagatgacggCCCTCTAGGAGAGGATGAGTATGTGGTGGACAAGGTTATTGGAATATGCTATGGTGGCACTGGGAAGGAAAATACTATATACTTTAAGGTAGCCGTCTTATTTGTTGTTGGGTTTACTCGAAGTTTGTAAATACTGTATGATTGATACATGGTTGTTTTTGCAGGTGCAATGGGAAGGCTATGATTCTGATGAAGATTCATGGGAGCCGGTGGGGAACCTAAGGTTGGTATCTCATTTGTTATATGCTAATTTAACAATATTTTCCTAATAAAAGTGCACTGACTCTTGTTTTATACCTAGTGACTATGCTCTGAAGATTAAAGAATTTGTACAAGAGGGTCACCGGCTGAAAATTTTGCCACTACCGGTGAGTATTACTCCTTTTGCCTCTTTTTTCTTATTCACACGTTTTTTTCTGCTATTTACATAATTTCATGTAGGGCGATGTTGATGTCATATGTGGCGGTCCACCGTGTCAAGGAATCAGCGGGTTTAACCGCTTCCGAGACAGTAATAATCCTCTACAGGACGAGAAAAATCGACAGCTAATTATTTTTATGGATATTGTGGAATATTTAAAGCCAAATTATGTTCTCATGGAAAACGTGGTGGACATAGTAAAATTTGCTGAAGGTTACCTGGCAAGTTATGCATTAAGCCGCTTGGTTTCGCTCGATTATCAAGCACGGCTTGGCATGATGGTGGCAGGTTGTTATGGGCTGCCGCAATTTCGTATGAGAGTTTTCCTTTGGGGAGCTCTTCCAACAATGGTCTGCTACCTGTTTGTCATGATttttttcatgttgaatgtttgCTGGTATTATATTCTGTAGAATGATTTATTTTCATTTGGCAATGTAGGTGCTCCCAAAATACCCATTGCCTACCCACAAGGTTGTTTGGCGTGGCGGAATCCcaacttccttctcccaaagcatTGTTTATGATGAAACACAAGAATCGACGCTTAAGGAAGCTTTGCTACTTGGTGAAGCAATATCAGATTTACCTGAGGTAATTATTCAATTATCTAATATACCTAATAGCCTACACATTTTTTCTTACTCCTTTTGTGCAGATAGGTAATCATCAGCCAAATGAGATAATGGAGTATGGAGGTAATCCTAGGTCTGATTTTCAACAATATATACAGATTAGTCGAAAAGGTATTATGTTTGCATCTACTGACTCTTCAAGTTTTCCTTGTGAAAAATAGTAATTACAATTTTAGACTTTTATGGTGAGCTGAAGATTTTCTCGATTGTTCCAGATATGCTAGATTATTCCTATGAACACAAGGTTTGTTCTGAGGATGGTAAACTGCTTGATCACCAACCCTTGCAACTAAACAAGGATGATCTTGCACGTGTACAGCAAATCCCCAAGAAAAAAGGCGCAAACTTCCGTTGTCTCAGGGGGGTCAGGGTGGGAGAAGGCAATAAAGTCGAGTTTGATCCTGAAATCGAGCGTGTCTACCTCGATTCAGGAAAGCCTCTGGTATTATTTCTGCTTCCTAACTCTTTAATGGTTTTTGTATATGCTGAAATTTATGTTATACGTTTTGCAAGTATTGTGTTATACCAATAGCATAGGACAAtaagttactgcattgtagtttgGATGTATTTCCTATGAATAGTGAATGCCTATAATTCCATCATGTTTCTGTgggattttatttggtttgtataAAGTTTTGGTTTTATTATATCTTTTCAAACAGGGACTAAATGTACAATCTAGAACACAGTTGGCTTCAACAGTCAAATCTTCTTTTTCTGTAATGACTGATGTATATAATTTTCTCACTGTTATTCTCGTCACGTGCACTAAATCAGAGTGAACAAAAGGGAGAACAATAAATTTTGAGTTTATTGCTATGTCCATAAGAACGGCCGAGAGAAGGAAGCTTCAACACATTTATACAGCTAAACTGCTAAATCCAATATGTTAGATTAAGGATTGTCTTGTTGACTTTGCGCATACAGAGTTCCACCGGAGTTGCGATTTTTCTCAACATGAAGAGAAACCTTAACTGTGCAAATATCCTCCTGAGTTAAGCTTACCAATGTATATATGTGCTTGAGGTTCCTGCTGGTCATCAGAATAGATTAGTGCTGCGACATAGGTATTTTAGGTCCCAGAACTCACATATAAACCTAGAAAATGTTGGTCGGCTCTGCATCTCTTACCCTCTAATGTAGATATCATCTTGTGGTTCCTGCTGGTGATCAGATTAGATTAGTGCTGCTTACCAATGTAGATGTGCTCTTGTGGTTCCTGCTGGTCATCAGAATAGATTAGTACTGCGAAATCAGGATTTTCTGTCTCAGAACTCACATATAAACCTATAAAGCGTTGGTTGGCTCTGCATCTCTTAACCTGTACTGTTCTCTACTTTCTGCTCTTTTGATAAATAGCTTGTTTAATAGACCAGTAAAAAAGCACTGTAGATGGTTCCATGATGCTGCCACCTCATTACAGAAGACCAGAGTTTTCGTGTGATCACTCAGTTAAGAGCTCTCATATTTCACAGTAAACACATTAGCTTCTGAGTTTCTTGTTACTATCCTTGAATTCCAGATAAACCCAATGATCTTTACAACACTATCAGCAGTCAAATTACATGGAGAACCTTCATATTAGTGGGAAATAGGATGCTGTTTTATCTTTGCTTCCATCTCTGAAGAATTCATCAAGTGAAAGAAATGTTGACACATGGTTGATATAGTTTCTTATGCAACCTAAGATTGCTGATGTGCTAGTTTTCCGTGTACCCAGGTCCCTGATTATGCCATGTCTTTTGTTGGGGGAAAATCAAAGAAGTGAGTGTCcgaatctttttttcttttttttcttttagtaACATTGTTCAACTTCTATAATTGTAGTTACCTATGATGATTCTCTTACAGGCCATTTGGACGTCTTTGGAAGGATGAAACAGTTGCAACGGTTGTGACAAGAGCAGAGCCGCACAACCAGGTTAGTGTAGACATACTATGATGTTTTGCATATAGTGTTTTGCTGATCCTTTTTCTTTGCTCTCTTAGTAATGATACTGAATGTTCTATTCTTAGATTATCTTGCACCCAGATCAAGATAGAGTGTTGTCGGTCCGTGAGAATGCAAGATTGCAGGGTTTTCCTGATTATTACCGGATGTGGGGTCCTATTAAACAGAAGTGAGTTTATCTGTCAAGTATCCAGTTATGTGTTTGATATTTGTTTTCCAGTGATGAATTAGAATGGTGGATCACCATTATTTTTGTGATGATACTAGGTACATCCAGGTGGGTAATGCCGTGGCCATTCCTGTCGCTCGGGCACTGGGATACTCTCTTGGTCAGGCATACAAAGGCAATTCAGAAGGGCTTGACCAGGCACTTTTTGTTCTTCCCAACAGCTTCACTTCCTTGGGGCAGGCTGCGGTTCCGGATGTCAACATTCATTCACCTGTAGGCGAATTGGTAGAGTAGACAGGGTTTGATTTGAGCCCACTAGAGAGACAGTTACTGCTTGATTGAATGGGTTCTGTCGCATTTTAGTGTTCTTCCAAACATTTTGCAATCTACAGTTTTGACATTTCAATATCTATCTTTTATAAAGTTCATATCAATTTGTCTTTCCTGCCTGAAGATCATTGCTGTGTTTTGTGGCTTCGAAGGTTGCCTGAAGAAAGATTAACATTAGTTCAGGCAATCCAATTATCGTTCTTCCTTCATTGGTTGTCACTTGTCAGCGTGTATTTCTACAATAGACCTGAATCATGCTGATCCTGAAATTGATTATGTATTTGTGGCATTATGTCTGCACCTCATTTCAATGGGTAGTTAACATATCTCGTTGTAAGAATATTTGGGCCATGGTACTGTCAGTGCCGCTCTCTTTTTCGCTACCATCCTGATCGAGTTCCAGTTTTGACCTTGAGTTGCTCTCTGATGAAAAGTCCGGTTTTAGAAATGTTTTTCCGACCTGTGAGTGCCTTGGATACTCTGAAGGTTTGTCGATTGAGACAAGACAGGTCTCCACGAGTTGTAACTAGAAATCCAACTGTGCCAGTTTGACTCGCTTTCCTTTTAACCTTTCATTTGCCCACTTGAATAAAATGGTGACTGGTCCTGCACATTGCTTGTTATTCTAGCACCAGGGGAAGTCTGGAAGGAGGGCTGCAACAATGCTTTCAGGCAAGGTTCAACGCTCAAGGAACTTGAGAAGGCACCTGGTATTTCCTCCTTCAGTTCACTTCAAATAGCAGAGCAAAGCAACTTATGGATGTCCATATGTGATCTCACTTTTGTTGTCTTTTGTTATTTTTCGGGCTGTTCATTTCTATTATATATGTGGGTATCCGTGTACAGCAAATGCTCCTCTCTGGACTTGTCCATTTACCTGAAACCTGACCTTTTCTAACTTGCAGGCGACAACACACCATGGAGCTACTCGTCCGGAGCACACAAGAACGACGGGGCAAGTCGCTTGTGAAGCTGCAGCCTAGCTAGCTCCTGTGTCATCGATCATACCCACCGTATTCCGCATACCCCCGTCTCCCACCGTAAATACTTTCCGAGCTGCCAAAATCGCATCTCCCAGTTGAGCTAACCGCCGCGAGTGGCACAcagcgcacgcacgcacgcagccGGCCGACCGGGCTAGCTGCTGCGTTAGTGCTGACCAGAATCCCGTTTTGGGCTCTCCTGCTGCATGTGTATATTATTTCTTCCTCGCTTTTGGACCTCAACAAAAATGGATGGATCAGGTACGAATTCAGGTCTCCTTCAGGCATCACGTATGTATCCACTGAAGAATCGCTTAAGCAGGGCTTTTAATCATCGTGGTGGTATCCATACATGGCACTAGCTACATCTATGCGTCTACCTAAACAAGAAACTAAAGGCTGGATAATGGGGTTCTGCTTTTTGGTTTGCAACGGGAAAAGGTGTGGTTGAGCATGAGCAAGTGCTCGCCATACATTTTTTTagtttgtctttttttttgtatctcGGAAACTATACGAAGTCTGGATTTGAAATCTGCTGGTCAAAAAAAGTTTCGATTTTTTGAgcaatttaaaagtttcaaatatTTAGGTGAAAACAAAAAAATCTTTGACGGTATATGATTTTAGTGTCATAACAATCGGAACTATTTTTCCTGCATTCTATATCAAATGTTTGTTTGTGAGGAGAAAATGGCTAGCGCGGATCTTGATGCACCTATGAACATCCCATATTGGGGGTGTGCTCCGGGTGTGCAGTGAGCACCTGCTCTCCGGTGCAAGCGGTGACTTATATGTACTGCCTGATTTGTGGCTAGAACATTTTTTGCCCACGAATTCTCCCTGGCTTACATCTATATCAGGCAACATTAACTAAAGGAAATCTACCGTATTAGTTTTTATACGTAAGGCTCTTTTCATTAATAAATCCCTTAACTTTTCGGGATATGTGGCACCGATTATAAAGCTTGAACAAGGTCAAGAAAACGAGACGAAACTCTGAAGGATCACACAATTAGAGGGAAATCAAGTGTATCACCCTCCTTCCACCATCATTCAAACAACTCAATGAGCAAATAGGAAGAGGGTGTGTGACGACTTCCACCCGCATCGACA contains the following coding sequences:
- the LOC124708169 gene encoding DNA (cytosine-5)-methyltransferase CMT3-like: MAPPSSLASEPTRASSRKRIPSAKALPQPEPEPEHQSSGKRPLKMASSANAKASSAKKKTTKAKATRKKLRTCAKEGDPDGDDICADEPDEEELALAEENELEEQEEEQAAVGPPTRTRRRPVIRRRVAKPRRVQGSGNHDHGFVGEPIPQDEAFKGESEGLAHYRCAKVEDTIYSLNDDVYVKAAEGKTDFLGRIAEFFEGTDSRRYFTCRWFYRPEETVISTMILEKGTDHKHDPIRVFLSEDKDDISLDCILSKIKIVYVDPNLNSISKAEKLAECQFYYDMSYSEAFSTFANIPSENGPIISDTASKFSGDTVDLGETSAKKATLLDLYSGCGGLSTGLCLGAALAGVKLETRWAVDFNEFACKSLKYNHPDTQVRNEKAEDYLVLLKEWAVLCDKYVHNVVHSDSVDPLEDEEEDDGPLGEDEYVVDKVIGICYGGTGKENTIYFKVQWEGYDSDEDSWEPVGNLSDYALKIKEFVQEGHRLKILPLPGDVDVICGGPPCQGISGFNRFRDSNNPLQDEKNRQLIIFMDIVEYLKPNYVLMENVVDIVKFAEGYLASYALSRLVSLDYQARLGMMVAGCYGLPQFRMRVFLWGALPTMVLPKYPLPTHKVVWRGGIPTSFSQSIVYDETQESTLKEALLLGEAISDLPEIGNHQPNEIMEYGGNPRSDFQQYIQISRKDMLDYSYEHKVCSEDGKLLDHQPLQLNKDDLARVQQIPKKKGANFRCLRGVRVGEGNKVEFDPEIERVYLDSGKPLVPDYAMSFVGGKSKKPFGRLWKDETVATVVTRAEPHNQIILHPDQDRVLSVRENARLQGFPDYYRMWGPIKQKYIQVGNAVAIPVARALGYSLGQAYKGNSEGLDQALFVLPNSFTSLGQAAVPDVNIHSPVGELVE